GGAGGAGCGAGGAGGCTCAGGTGACCCGAGCTAGCTACAAGCTAACGTGcttccatagactgtatacaaccatagactgtgtataaccACAGGCTGTGTATAACCACAGGCTGTATATAACCACAGGctgtatataaccacagactgtatataaccacagactgtatataaccacagactgtatataaccacagGCTGTATATAACCATAGATTGTGTatacaaccatagactgtatataaccacagactgtatacaaCCACAGGCTGTATACAACCTGAGCTGTATATAACCATAATTGTGTatacaaccatagactgtatataaccacagactgtatataaccatagactgtatacaaccatagactgtatataaccatagactgtatacaaccatagactgtatataaccatagactgtgtataaccatagactgtgtataaccacagactgtatataaccataTACTGtgtataaccacagactgtatataaccatagactgtgtacaACCACAGACAGTGTATAACCACAGGCTGTatacaaccatagactgtgtacaACCACAGACAGTGTATAACCACAGGCTGTAtacaaccacagactgtatacaaCCACAGATGtgtataaccacagactgtatataaccacagactgtatataaccatagactgtgtatacaaccatagactgtgtataaccACAGGTTGTATACAACCACAGGCTGTAtacaaccacagactgtgtataaccacagactgtgtataaccacagactgtatataaccacagactgtatataaccatagactgtattaaccacagactgtatacaaccacagactgtgtataaccacagactgtgtataaccacagactgtgtataaccatagactgtgtataaccatagactgtgtataaccatagactgtgtataaccacagactgtatataaccacagGCTGtgtataaccacagactgtatataaccacagactgtgtataacCACAACTGTGtataaccatagactgtatataaccacagactgtatacaaccatagactgtatataaccacagactgtatataaccacagactgtatataaccacagactgtatataaccatagactgtatataacacagactgtataaccacagactgtatataaccacagGGTGTATACAATCATAGCCTGTGTATAaccagactgtatataaccatagactgtgtataactacagactgtatataaccacagactAACTGTATaactacagactgtatataaccacagGGTGTAtataatcatagactgtatataactacagactgtatataaccacagGGTGTATAcaatcatagactgtgtataagtacagactgtatataaccacagGTGTATacaatcatagactgtatataaccacagactgtatataaccacagactgtatataacaagCTAAAGACTGtatatatctggtgaaaataaAGGCTCCTCGGCAGAAGAAACTTCGAGTCGTCAACATGTTGAGTTTAAAAACACTTGGAGGTCGTAGatgaatgaagaagaaaaaccagCAGTGATTATTTACCTTGACAAATATATTTGACTCAACACAAAGACActgaagttatttttttgttgtctctACATTTAGTGCCATAAAACCTGTCGCGCAGCGAAGCAGCATCACTGAGGATATAGATGCACTTCTGCAAGAATTAGTGGAGGATGAACATGGAGATTTCCACCAGTCAAAGGTAAACCTGCACCTTCTGTGAGTGACTGACAAAGAAAAGTCTACTCATGGAATTTTACTGAAGTACTTGTTGGAATAAACATTAGagtaaaatatattgtttgCTTGTAAGAACTAAATTCTTtcttattttccattatttaatatttaagagGGACCTGAAGTCAACAAATACATAATATccaattaaatatttatgtaaatgaatttattagaattttaaaaactgtctaaataaatgaacaataacaataaaattattTGAAACTAATCATGACTGGCAACACAACAACTGTTGTTGATCCACGAATGCAGTTTTGTTGATTGCAGTACAAGTGTAGAGTATCTCAAAGCCACATCCACATCCCCCCTCCAACTTAAGAATGTGCTCTTTTCTAAATGTGGTGAAGTCTAATCTGCTCGTTtacctttttatttgtttcagagagaaaaactcccGAAAGAAGCACGAGTGGAACCGAAGCCTCCGTCTCAGTCTGGAGGGAGAAAGTAGGTCAAGTGTTCTGCAGAATCAAGAAAGTTCCACTGTTCAACCaaatatttggtatttttacTGAATCGACATGAAAAGGACAGTTTTTTACCGAACAGAATAAATGTCTGTAACTTTTCTTTGGGTAATATTTTATGttcagggttaaaaaaaaaaaattggttatTGCTCTTAACATCTCCTAAGTACAGAGTTTCCACTGGGgcttaaaaagtctgaaatttACCTTGTTGAAACCTTTCAGCAACCCTTGAACTTGTTTATGTGAAAACAGGGTGAAGGGTTTGTACATTGTACAGTTCCTCCCAGGTTCTGCGATGAAAAATCTCAAGTTTTCGTTCCATTGGCTCTTTTGATCGTCTTCCATGTGTCTGCTGTGTAAAGACGTTCTGCACCGTCTGTCCTGCGTCCAGGTGCTGTCCTGTGTTCGTGGGCGGAAGTTCTGTTACAAATGGCGTTGGAACAGCCACATCCAAGAGGTGCGAAAAAATACTCTTTGTAAAGATACAGACTTTTATAATTTTCCAGTTTTACACAACTGATCTCAGAGCCACCAAGTTATCCTCAAGATACTTGTACGTGTTTAATCAGTGGTAGAACTGTGTGTTTACCTTTGTATGACTAAATTAGTATTTATTACTTCTAAAATGCAACAACTTTTAAAGTAAACGACAATAAATAGTAATAactgacagagtgtgtgtccgCAGGTCCTGTGACCAGCTGAGGTGTATATCCTGTGACTTCAGGGTGCTGATGTTTGATGACTGTGAGTGGGACTCGTCCTGTGATTACCTGTTCCTCAGGTGAGTCTGCAAGCTTCTGGTTCCACTTCAGAACACGCAGCCGAAGACTAACTGCCGGTGACACTTGTGTGTTGTGGTAACAGTGAGCGACAGGCCACAGGGGATAATGGAGGTGTTCTCCTGCTTGTCCACACGTCTGCAGATGATGAACCACGTGAAAGTCGCAGAAATAacaaagctaaataaaacaaattactcAGCATGTGTGTTAATTTGCCTTCAACGAGCATTAAGTGTATTCTACTAAAGGCCGAGGTAACTGGATGAGTCTGTAGGTCTATGGGCTGTGATTTAATGTCATTGTCCTGTCACTGTCCAATGACATTTCTGAACTGTTTGTCGGACAggcaaaaaaactgattttcttaTAATTAGTTATTAGTCATAAACGAGCAGATATGATTTTCCCCCCGGTGCTCGTTGTTAAATGTATCCGTTACTGAAGCTGAGATCTGAGCAATGAAGTCATATCGTATATGATGATTAAACTTTTCCTCCATCCTGTCTTTGTCTTCCTATGTCCTCACAGGAACAACGTGCCGGACCGTCAGAAGCTCCGAGCCaaactgaagaagaggagaggttTCCGGGCTTACGCCTGCCAGTGCAGctggttctcctcctcctcctcttcctcagagcCGACAGACCTCGGGGTCCACCCTCAGCTCAGATGGGTCTGTGGAAAACACCAGGACTGACGTTCAACTGTTAGAAACTGGAACGAAAATGAACGAAACCCGAAAGAAgaacttgtgtttttcttttctccctctgtctgtttttctccgGTCGATCCACTCGACTTTTGAACCGTCAGAGATGCTGTAAAGTTGCAAAATCcaaatttgaatatgaatatctGCAGTAAATCTGCCCCTGATGTGAAGCTGCACCGAATCacaaacactcatagatatcagacCATGTCTGacttcttcatcaagatccatgaattattctctgagaaatcagtgagtGTAAAAGAAAGTGTCGTATGTCACAGAGAATCAAACCCGAACAGGCTCATCAGTGTTACTGCTGATTCTCATCAACAAGTATGTTGCAGCTCTAATATTTCCAGTCTGTCCCAATGAATCTGTAAAGTGTGAGTTGATTTTGTACAGTGTGCGTTTGCATTGTTCAGTACTGACTCAGCACTGGATCCGGCGCCTCTGAACAGAAGAGTGATGGACTGAGAGAAGAACACAGGGTGACAGAGGTGTGACTCAGTCTCAGACAGCAGggtcactgaggaggaggaggaggagggaggaggaggaggaggaggaggaggaggaggaagaacgtgaaaacaacagcagggtcactgaggaggaggaggaggggagaagggaggaggaggaggaggaggaagaacgtgaaaacaacagcagggtcactgaggaggaggaggaggaggggagcagcaggaggaggaggaggggaggaggaggaggaggaggaggaagaacgtGAAAACAACAGCAGGGGATGGAGACTGAAGTGTCGGCTGTTGGCTCCTTCTGCCGGAGTCTGTTTTCCGGAAGAAAACTGAAAGGAACAGGGCAGTGAACTGCACAGCTCCAGTGTCGTGTCATTAgatattaaaatctaaatgatcgTAATCAGCTGTATTGAAAAAGTTTACTGatgttataaagtgagaagtagagtcactttctatagacttctatagaaactaccagaggagtcgccccctgctggtcatgacacagaagacaggtttcaggTGGCTTCACTTTCCCAACCCTGAGTCCATTTGTATAAAATTATTACTTCTGCTCATGTTCTTATTAGATGTATTTTTATTGCATTGTGTTGTAATAGCTCTCTGCTGTCaataaagttgatttaaaaaacccGCCCCTGCCCTGCCTCTGATTGGGTTAGGGTTCGGCATGAGGAGCGATGATTGGTCGGGGCTCGAGGCCGggttcagccaatcagaggcagcgTGGGAAAAGAGAAAGCCCAGCTGAGCGGAGGAGACGAGATGGAGGACGAGCAGGAGGAGACCCGAGGAGACCCGGGAGGAGACTCGGGAGGAGACCCGGGAGGAGACCCTGGACGACTGGTTCATCGAGTCCCTGACAACGTGAGAGCGACgtttctctttgtttgctctgtgaagttcatgctaagctaaccactTAGCTACAagctccattcacacactgacgcTGCTAGCTAGTTAGCAGCATGGTTAGCACAGCGTGAACTCCGGGTTCATCACGGAAACTCTTCTACGTTCCTCTTGTTTGATTAAAGACCAAATCCATAAACACAACAAGGTTCTTATTAAACATCACAGGAACATCGGTGTGGCTCCTCCTCCGTCCCCATGACGTCACACCCGTCCTAAACACGCGTCAGAACGTACATGTGGGAATGACGTGTTTACAGATTAGAACTAAAAGAGTCATCCTAATGAACTAACCTTCACTGTCagtttaaaaatcaaacatccTGAAAGCAAGAAGAAAAgtcaggaagaagaagaagagcagcagcatgtcTGTCCCAAACTTTCTGTCTCAGAACAAATGTGAGACACTTTCATCTGAACTGTTACAAAAAGACCAGGTTTTATCTTCTCACAGGGTTTGAACCTATGACTGAATTCACCTTGTCTCACAATACTTCAGGGGTTAGGACCAAGCTTTTCTCCAGGGAGCGTTCCAAACTGGGATCATGTGAGGGACTGACACTGTCTTTTTAATAGACGctatagttttattattgacaGTCCTAAgggttaaatattaaaacatattaatgGAGTAAGGGATAATAATAAAGAATGTGAACATGCATGTTATTCTTTCCAATGAGTTACCAACTCTGCCTCGTGTCTATAAACATATTTCTGGAATGATTTTACACCGTGTATAATGGCGTAGTGAAGTATTAGTATTATAGTGAagtgtttcctttcacacatctTTGTAATGCTCCTGCAGCACCTTgtcatcctgctgctgtcagacactGACGACTCTCCGGTTTGTCTCCAGGTACAAAGACCTTCATGTGTATCAGCTGGAACGTCCCACACAGGTCCTCGAGTGGACGTCAGGGAAGAGTGAGTGAACATCTTTCATTAACTGTCACACAAAACACCANNNNNNNNNNNNNNNNNNNNNNNNNNNNNNNNNNNNNNNNNNNNNNNNNNNNNNNNNNNNNNNNNNNNNNNNNNNNNNNNNNNNNNNNNNNNNNNNNNNNNNNNNNNNNNNNNNNNNNNNNNNNNNNNNNNNNNNNNNNNNNNNNNNNNNNNNNNNNNNNNNNNNNNNNNNNNNNNNNNNNNNNNNNNNNNNNNNNNNNNNNNNNNNNNNNNNNNNNNNNNNNNNNNNNNNNNNNNNNNNNNNNNNNNNNNNNNNNNNNNNNNNNNNNNNNNNNNNNNNNNNNNNNNNNNNNNNNNNNNNNNNNNNNNNNNNNNNNNNNNNNNNNNNNNNNNNNNNNNNNNNNNNNNNNNNNNNNNNNNNNNNNNNNNNNNNNNNNNNNNNNNNNNNNNNNNNNNNNNNNNNNNNNNNNNNNNNNNNNNNNNNNNNNNNNNNNNNNNNNNNNNNNNNNNNNNNNNNNNNNNNNNNNNNNNNNNNNNNNNNNNNNNNNNNNNNNNNNNNNNTTAAAACTCCAGATActcatttgaataaaatctGCCTAGAAGTCATTGGtagatatgaaaaaaaacacagatgactttttaaaataacattaaaaagcCTTAATGTCGTTAAATGTGATAAAACTGTGTAGATAAGATGGTGGTGTCTCACATTGTCACTTTGATCTGCGGTGgatatttaacatttgtgtAAACCCGACCTTTAAATGTTTGGTGTCAAATTCTTTCTGACAcaatgtgtttcatgttttcataattACATCTCCAACGCCCGCTCCTCCACCGCGTCAGAGCGCCTCAACCTGAACTTGTTGTATGAGCGCTCATCGACAGCACTAACCTGTGAGCTCTGTGGTGTTGTGTGCTGCAGGTGGTGTTGGAGGACTACCTGCAGAGAGTGAGAAGGGCAGATTTCGACATTTTCCATCCCAGTCTGCAGAACAgaaaccccctcctccccatccaGCTGTACTTCCGCTCCTGGAAGAAGACCTACTGAACCCTAACCCGTAAAGATGGTTAAACCTGCTAAAGAACTCTTTGCCTTTCCCCCCCGATGAGACACGATCATCCTCACGAACGTGCTGGACACTGAAGCTGTCCCCTCGCTGTCTCGCCAGCGTTGCATTTTGCACGATACTGAGACAGGCGTCCTCCTTCACGCATTTTAACATGAGACATTGCTTCTGTAGTGACGGAGCCGTCGTCGCTGCTGTTTCTGTgaattataaaaagaaaactttcaCCACAAATTGCTCCCAGTATTATTCCTGTATTCGATGGTCCATCTCACCATTGAGAGGTTctgttattttcttctttactcTCTGGTATGTGGAATTGCTTTTTCTAATCAAGTTCACTCGGAGGAGAGGAGCCAATCAATGGATGGAATAGAAAGTGAAGATAATGAGACGGATGGAGAACTCGCAGGTTCAACAAACAAAGAGCACTTTATCTCCGAGTCCAGCTGTGGAGGTTCGTCTGATGTCTCCTCCTGGACTCAGACTCGTCCCACTGACTGAATCTCGTCCTCCTACAGCTGCTGTCAAACCAAACTGAGCCCGGAGCCTGGAAAACGATGCCCATGAACCTGAGGACCAATCGCTGCTCTTCAGCCTGAGGATGTGACGTGCGTATGGAATTAAcctcaaatcaaacacaaactcaaatcATGTCTGTTGCGTCTGATGACGATGAAATATCTCCAGCGTCTTGAAATAAAATGGTGAgacatttttcttgtttgtttgatgcatCTTCTCCATTTAATAAAAgcagaggtggatttactgctctGGAACTTAACTCGagtatttcaattttatttcaaCTGCACACTTCTACTCCACAACATTTAAATCTCTTGCACATTGAAATGAGGAAGTGGCCCAATATGACATCAGTGATAATGATTATTTGTGGAGAAAGCACTGATTCAGAGGTGGTGAGTCACCTCAGTCCTTCCTGCTTCAGTAACAGATGAACAGCTGGTGGCGCTAAGCGGTTCTCACACTGCTAACATCCGGACTGTGTCACTCTTTAAACGAAAAGCTTTCACCTCAATCATCACACAACCTTCATCTCCCCATGAAATccgtctttctgtttgaatggagaacatGAGAGAAACttcatctggttgctatggtaacatcatgatggtattaCTAGCAGTATCAGCACCTTCAAgcacagtactccacagtactcctCAGAACTCTAGTTCAGATGCACCAagtgaacgtcctcgtggttcaaacatatCGTCGGAGctgaaaactgcagctgcttcctcttcttctactgtttaattctgtctctacttcctgtgattgcTCCAaaattcaaagtgttttcactgcaaaccaacagaacctggttcagtttgatccagacccagaactcctcttctgctgtgaggaacctttcacacctgatgttcaggttcagactgaactgaagagtctgaagctctgaacccaaccaggtgtgaacgagtcctgagTCCACGTGGTTCACATCTGTTCAGTGACACAATGAATTTCATCCAGATGTTTATCAGGAGGAAGATGTTGATGGAGACAGAGAACAGAAGTTCTCCATTTTATTTAGTTAGGGAGATTATTAAGACTGGAACAAGTCACAGTCATAAACATGAGGAATTACTAACACCTGACATGTAACTGTGCACATGAG
Above is a genomic segment from Hippoglossus stenolepis isolate QCI-W04-F060 chromosome 8, HSTE1.2, whole genome shotgun sequence containing:
- the cfap418 gene encoding cilia- and flagella-associated protein 418 is translated as MDDDEDLDDLLDEVEKKFCRNVSVASSARARDTSEAGGARRLSAIKPVAQRSSITEDIDALLQELVEDEHGDFHQSKREKLPKEARVEPKPPSQSGGRKCCPVFVGGSSVTNGVGTATSKRSCDQLRCISCDFRVLMFDDCEWDSSCDYLFLRNNVPDRQKLRAKLKKRRGFRAYACQCSWFSSSSSSSEPTDLGVHPQLRWVCGKHQD